From Paraburkholderia fungorum, the proteins below share one genomic window:
- a CDS encoding HD domain-containing protein, with translation MKKNIAGVDIPDSAMAQAATSHVCAMQSESMFHHSLRTFLFGALIGYSDELAFNPGLLYVAAMFHNIGLNSQYYRSPFRYEVDSANAARDFLLQYGVAQAAIKEVWDAIALHTTPGITEYMSPLVALVSAGVQMDVRGARYDDLSAQQRDEIVRAYPRETGFKKSIIEAYARGMEQRPETTFGTVNADVLDRWDPTYRRLNFCGLVLGSDWPD, from the coding sequence ATGAAAAAAAACATTGCGGGGGTCGACATTCCCGACAGTGCAATGGCGCAGGCAGCGACCAGTCACGTCTGCGCGATGCAATCGGAGTCGATGTTTCATCATTCGCTGAGGACGTTTCTGTTCGGCGCACTCATCGGATACAGCGACGAACTGGCGTTTAATCCGGGCCTGCTGTATGTCGCGGCGATGTTTCACAACATCGGTTTGAACTCGCAGTATTACCGGTCGCCGTTCAGATATGAAGTAGACAGCGCGAATGCAGCGCGCGACTTTTTACTGCAGTACGGCGTGGCGCAAGCGGCGATCAAGGAGGTGTGGGATGCGATTGCACTGCATACCACCCCGGGCATAACCGAGTACATGTCGCCGCTGGTGGCGCTGGTTAGCGCCGGCGTGCAGATGGATGTGCGGGGTGCCCGCTATGACGATCTCAGTGCGCAGCAGCGCGACGAGATCGTGCGGGCTTATCCGCGCGAGACGGGTTTCAAGAAGTCGATTATCGAAGCGTATGCGCGTGGTATGGAACAGCGGCCTGAAACAACTTTCGGCACGGTCAACGCCGATGTTCTGGATCGCTGGGATCCGACCTATCGGCGGCTGAATTTTTGTGGGCTGGTACTGGGATCGGACTGGCCTGACTGA
- a CDS encoding amidohydrolase produces the protein MTSNTHEPTPADVVFFNGKIATQDDKRSFADAVAVANGRVIAAGARDIVMRHATQRTQQVDLKGRTVIPGLNDSHLHVIRGGLNFNMELRWDGVPSLADALDMLRKQVARTPAPQWVRVVGGWNEFQFAERRGPTLEEINAIAPDTPVFILHLYDSALLNGAALRAVGYTKDTPNPPGGEIQRDKRGNPTGMLIARPNAGLLYATLAKGPKLAPDDQRNSTRHFMRELNRLGVTSAIDAGGGYQAYPDDYAVIMDMAKHNELTVRIAYNLFTQNAKKEIEDFAKWVKLTKPGEGDDFLRMNGAGEMLVFSAADFEDFLEPRPDLPDSLEEELEAVVKLLVANRWPFRLHATYDESINRFLNVFERVNAQIPFNGLRWFFDHCETITQKNIDRVRALGGGIAIQHRMAYQGEYFIQQYGEEAVKHTPPMRLMLDAGLPVGAGTDATRVASFNPFVSLYWMVSGKTVGGTAMYGSANRLDRMEALRRYTVGSAWFSNEEERKGALVPGQFADFAVLSEDYFSIEEDRIKFLTSNLTVVGGKVVYADDEFAPLAPPDLPVSPSWSPVAEFGGYSRYKPTAVACVDGCVNLCGVHAHAHGWAWRKNVPVSDSNGFWGALGCSCFAF, from the coding sequence ATGACTTCGAATACTCACGAGCCGACGCCAGCCGACGTCGTCTTCTTCAACGGCAAGATTGCCACTCAGGACGACAAGCGCTCGTTTGCCGACGCGGTAGCAGTGGCGAACGGCCGCGTTATCGCAGCGGGAGCGCGCGACATCGTGATGCGCCACGCGACGCAGCGTACCCAGCAGGTCGACCTCAAAGGGCGCACCGTTATTCCCGGCCTCAACGACTCGCATTTGCACGTGATTCGAGGCGGATTGAATTTCAACATGGAGTTGCGTTGGGACGGCGTACCGTCGCTAGCCGACGCATTGGACATGTTGCGCAAGCAGGTGGCAAGAACTCCGGCGCCGCAATGGGTGCGCGTGGTGGGCGGCTGGAACGAATTCCAGTTTGCCGAGCGCCGTGGTCCGACGCTGGAAGAGATCAATGCAATTGCACCGGATACGCCGGTTTTCATTCTGCATCTTTATGACAGCGCGTTGTTGAACGGGGCTGCATTGCGTGCAGTCGGTTATACGAAAGACACGCCGAATCCGCCGGGCGGCGAGATTCAGCGCGACAAGCGCGGCAATCCGACCGGCATGCTGATCGCGCGCCCGAATGCGGGCTTGCTGTATGCCACGCTCGCTAAAGGGCCGAAGCTCGCGCCGGACGATCAGCGCAATTCCACGCGCCATTTCATGCGCGAATTGAACCGGCTCGGCGTAACGAGTGCGATCGACGCGGGCGGCGGCTATCAGGCTTATCCCGACGACTACGCGGTCATCATGGACATGGCAAAGCACAACGAACTGACTGTGCGGATCGCCTACAACCTGTTCACGCAGAACGCGAAAAAAGAAATCGAAGATTTCGCGAAGTGGGTGAAGCTGACGAAGCCCGGCGAGGGCGACGATTTCCTGCGCATGAATGGCGCGGGAGAAATGCTGGTGTTCTCCGCCGCCGACTTCGAAGACTTTCTCGAACCGCGGCCAGATCTGCCCGATTCGCTGGAAGAAGAACTCGAAGCGGTCGTCAAGCTGCTGGTCGCGAACCGCTGGCCGTTCCGCCTGCATGCAACCTACGATGAATCGATCAATCGCTTCCTCAATGTGTTCGAACGGGTGAATGCGCAAATTCCGTTCAATGGGCTGCGCTGGTTCTTCGACCACTGCGAAACGATTACGCAGAAGAATATCGACCGTGTTCGGGCACTCGGCGGCGGTATTGCGATTCAGCATCGGATGGCGTATCAGGGCGAGTACTTCATTCAGCAATACGGCGAAGAGGCGGTCAAGCACACGCCGCCGATGCGTCTGATGCTCGATGCCGGGTTGCCGGTAGGCGCCGGTACGGACGCCACGCGAGTCGCAAGTTTCAATCCGTTCGTGTCGCTGTACTGGATGGTGTCGGGTAAGACCGTCGGCGGTACTGCCATGTATGGCAGCGCAAACCGGCTCGATCGTATGGAAGCCTTGCGCCGTTACACGGTCGGCAGTGCGTGGTTCTCGAATGAAGAAGAGCGCAAGGGCGCACTCGTTCCGGGCCAGTTCGCAGACTTTGCCGTGCTCAGCGAAGACTACTTTTCTATCGAAGAAGATCGCATCAAGTTCCTCACGTCGAATCTGACGGTGGTGGGCGGCAAGGTCGTTTATGCCGACGACGAATTTGCGCCGCTCGCACCGCCCGATTTGCCGGTCAGTCCGTCGTGGTCGCCGGTTGCGGAGTTTGGCGGCTATAGCCGCTACAAGCCGACAGCGGTGGCCTGCGTGGATGGCTGCGTGAACCTGTGCGGGGTACATGCGCATGCACATGGTTGGGCATGGCGTAAAAACGTGCCGGTCAGCGATTCGAACGGTTTCTGGGGCGCGTTGGGCTGTAGCTGTTTCGCGTTCTGA
- a CDS encoding FAD-dependent oxidoreductase has product MSTPDLSSDAFAPSELELPFSSLEYRQHQMFPRLSAAEIQSVRRFARPMSFNEGELIFETGRVAIGLFVLLRGRVRIYSRDSFGRSTLVTEHEDGHFMAEMAQLSGKPALIDGIALTDVETLVIEPDKLRALIVADAQLGEHIMRALILRRLGLIEQGLGPIIVGNGDDARLVSLQGFLRRNAYPATVIDARNDPEAITLLSGMTAGPDDFPLVFCPNGNVLRAPDEVQLASCLGLVPTFEPSHVYDVAIIGAGPAGLAASVYAATEGLSVAVFDQRAPGGQAGASSRIENYLGFPTGISGHALAARAFQQALKFGAHLAIPGKVTEVKRQNNAFALTLLDGQRVNARTVVIASGAAYRKPTVPGFERYEGRGTYYWASTIEAKLVKGQDIVLVGGGNSAGQAVVFLANFARSIRMLIRGKDLNASMSKYLIDRIGSLPNVTLCTGCSLLELDGDDAGLTQIHVRHEDESEVEVLESRHLFLFIGADPKTDWLSPSGVELDNRGFVVTGFARSAHESPDTGVRFPLETSLPGMFAVGDVRSESAKRVASAVGDGAAVVSQIHAYLSRMATPVQDN; this is encoded by the coding sequence ATGAGCACCCCGGATTTGTCTTCTGACGCGTTTGCACCGTCCGAACTCGAACTGCCTTTTTCGTCGCTGGAATATCGCCAGCATCAGATGTTTCCACGCTTGTCGGCGGCGGAGATTCAAAGCGTGCGTCGTTTTGCGCGGCCGATGTCGTTCAACGAAGGCGAGTTGATTTTCGAAACCGGACGTGTCGCGATAGGGCTGTTTGTCCTGTTGCGCGGGCGCGTTCGCATCTATTCGCGCGATAGTTTCGGCCGGTCCACGCTCGTCACCGAACATGAAGACGGCCACTTCATGGCCGAGATGGCGCAACTGTCGGGCAAGCCCGCGTTGATCGACGGTATTGCGTTGACCGATGTCGAGACGCTGGTGATCGAGCCGGACAAGCTCAGGGCGTTGATCGTCGCCGATGCGCAACTCGGCGAGCACATCATGCGCGCGTTGATCTTGCGGCGGCTCGGTCTGATTGAACAGGGGCTCGGCCCGATCATCGTCGGCAATGGCGACGATGCGCGACTGGTCAGCTTGCAAGGTTTCTTGCGCCGCAATGCTTATCCGGCGACGGTCATCGACGCACGCAACGACCCGGAAGCGATCACGCTTTTAAGCGGCATGACGGCCGGCCCAGACGATTTTCCACTGGTGTTCTGCCCGAACGGCAATGTGCTGCGCGCGCCTGACGAAGTGCAACTGGCTTCGTGCCTGGGGCTCGTGCCGACCTTCGAGCCTTCGCATGTGTACGACGTCGCGATTATCGGTGCGGGGCCGGCAGGGCTCGCCGCATCTGTCTATGCCGCGACTGAAGGGTTGTCGGTCGCCGTATTCGATCAGCGTGCGCCGGGTGGCCAGGCGGGGGCGAGTTCGAGAATCGAGAACTATCTCGGCTTTCCCACGGGAATTTCAGGCCACGCATTGGCCGCGCGCGCGTTCCAGCAGGCGTTGAAATTCGGCGCGCATCTGGCGATTCCCGGCAAGGTGACCGAAGTCAAAAGACAGAACAATGCGTTCGCGCTGACGCTACTCGATGGACAACGCGTGAACGCGCGCACGGTCGTGATTGCGAGCGGCGCGGCGTATCGCAAGCCGACTGTGCCCGGCTTCGAGCGTTACGAAGGGCGCGGCACCTACTATTGGGCATCCACGATCGAAGCGAAACTGGTGAAAGGGCAAGACATTGTTCTGGTGGGCGGCGGCAATTCCGCGGGCCAGGCGGTGGTGTTTCTTGCCAACTTCGCGCGCAGTATCCGCATGCTGATTCGCGGCAAGGATCTGAACGCGAGCATGTCCAAGTATCTGATCGACCGGATCGGCTCGTTGCCTAATGTCACGCTTTGCACGGGTTGTAGCCTGCTAGAACTCGACGGCGACGATGCGGGGCTCACGCAAATCCACGTACGTCATGAAGATGAAAGCGAAGTGGAAGTGCTGGAATCGCGGCACCTGTTCCTCTTTATCGGCGCGGATCCGAAGACGGACTGGCTGAGTCCGAGCGGCGTCGAACTCGATAATCGCGGCTTTGTCGTGACCGGTTTCGCCAGAAGCGCGCATGAATCGCCCGATACCGGTGTGCGTTTCCCGCTTGAGACCAGTTTGCCCGGCATGTTCGCGGTCGGTGATGTGCGCTCGGAATCGGCCAAGCGCGTGGCGTCGGCAGTGGGCGATGGCGCGGCTGTTGTCAGCCAGATTCATGCGTACCTGAGTCGAATGGCGACGCCGGTTCAGGACAATTAA
- a CDS encoding YoaK family protein — protein MQKAVVNARANPSPLIGGVRVNKHEDTILAWIAGYVDTLGFIALFGLFTAHVTGNFVLIGAEVAGVGQGVLLKLLAFPSFIVGIALSSVMFKFLERRHAEHAASALYLLQAVLLIAFMIAGWAAMPIENSTASAVLLSGVVGTMAMGVQNARGRLLQSAGLPNTVMTGNVTQVVLDVIELIHRGARGGHGQQVRERLMSTLAAMAGFAVGAICGALAFVRISFIAIVLPVCLLLLLAWSRRALKNSQ, from the coding sequence ATGCAAAAGGCCGTAGTTAATGCACGGGCAAATCCATCGCCGCTCATCGGAGGTGTTCGCGTGAACAAGCACGAGGACACCATTCTTGCGTGGATCGCAGGGTACGTCGACACGCTTGGCTTTATCGCGTTGTTCGGATTGTTCACTGCGCACGTCACGGGAAACTTCGTGCTGATCGGCGCGGAAGTCGCAGGCGTCGGGCAAGGCGTACTGCTCAAGTTGCTGGCGTTTCCGTCGTTCATTGTCGGCATTGCCCTGAGTAGCGTGATGTTCAAATTTCTTGAGCGGCGTCACGCGGAACATGCTGCAAGTGCGCTTTATCTGCTCCAGGCGGTATTGCTGATCGCGTTCATGATCGCAGGCTGGGCCGCAATGCCTATCGAGAATTCCACTGCGTCGGCGGTGTTGCTCAGCGGTGTAGTGGGAACGATGGCAATGGGCGTGCAGAACGCGCGCGGTCGACTGCTACAGAGCGCGGGACTACCGAACACGGTGATGACCGGCAATGTCACCCAGGTTGTACTGGATGTCATCGAACTGATTCATCGTGGTGCGCGCGGCGGACATGGGCAGCAAGTGCGTGAACGGCTCATGTCGACGCTCGCGGCGATGGCGGGGTTTGCCGTCGGAGCGATTTGCGGCGCATTGGCTTTCGTGCGCATTTCGTTTATCGCCATCGTGTTGCCAGTTTGCCTATTGCTGTTGCTGGCCTGGAGCAGAAGAGCGCTGAAAAACAGCCAATAA
- a CDS encoding DUF1427 family protein, which produces MGYIISLCVGFGVGLLYWLLKVQSPAPPLIALAGLLGMVLGEHAIPVVKAQFFAQAAEVQVAGEATSATVSEARLSANPANASNAKGRS; this is translated from the coding sequence ATGGGTTACATCATTTCACTCTGTGTCGGATTTGGCGTCGGGCTCCTTTACTGGCTGCTGAAAGTACAGTCGCCAGCGCCGCCGCTGATCGCGCTTGCCGGATTGCTTGGCATGGTGCTGGGAGAGCACGCGATTCCGGTCGTGAAGGCGCAGTTCTTTGCGCAGGCTGCTGAGGTTCAGGTCGCCGGGGAAGCCACAAGCGCGACAGTATCTGAAGCGAGGTTATCAGCGAACCCGGCCAACGCATCCAATGCAAAAGGCCGTAGTTAA
- a CDS encoding mechanosensitive ion channel domain-containing protein, producing the protein MPTLNDGVLFGIGILVLDFLAWRFMGRQSQQLRLAFRALMFGLSSYVLFSSGMNPLRAAPWSNEPLRHLLAQMLELVWWLQGARLLTVLLDRLVLPEAWHRERLFQDVLGALVFLAAAVGAIAYVLELPVRGLLATSGALAVVLGLAIQSTLNDVFSGVVLNATQPFALGDWVTIGEVEGKIVETNWRATTLLNAQGNLVVIPNSVAARTNIINANQPSHTHGISVVLPVKPSIRPALVLAALEDAAASADDVLDDPTPMVSVRRATNDSIEYEIVCYVGELSKKNAVRNDLFDLAHRHLASRGVLLRSLSVPETQLNTVDEKRRLLRNVAIFQTLGDDEIAELEAKLTTHEFDTGQTIYDAADEGGHELHILARGVAKVSAPRSDGEIELRRLAPGDSIGQSGILTGIRTDVMVRAMTRATVFRLDKTALTPILDRRPEIAREMCRLLSEHHATEKLLLASAESVVDEAGGLFGWFRDGMRRFHQLTQ; encoded by the coding sequence ATGCCGACCTTGAACGACGGTGTGCTGTTTGGAATCGGCATACTGGTCCTCGACTTTCTCGCATGGCGTTTCATGGGACGCCAGAGCCAGCAATTGCGTCTCGCGTTTCGCGCACTGATGTTCGGCCTGTCGTCTTACGTGCTGTTCAGTTCGGGGATGAACCCGCTGCGGGCGGCGCCGTGGTCGAATGAGCCGTTGCGGCATCTGCTCGCGCAGATGCTGGAACTCGTCTGGTGGTTACAGGGCGCGCGCTTGTTGACAGTTCTGCTGGATCGGCTGGTGTTGCCCGAAGCGTGGCATAGAGAGCGGCTGTTTCAGGATGTGCTGGGCGCTCTGGTGTTTCTCGCCGCGGCAGTCGGAGCCATTGCCTATGTACTCGAATTGCCGGTGCGAGGTTTGCTCGCGACGTCGGGTGCGCTCGCCGTGGTACTCGGACTCGCAATTCAGAGCACGCTGAACGACGTTTTTTCGGGCGTTGTGCTCAATGCAACACAACCTTTTGCGCTCGGCGACTGGGTGACGATAGGCGAGGTGGAGGGCAAGATCGTCGAAACCAACTGGCGTGCAACCACGTTGTTGAATGCTCAGGGCAATCTCGTCGTCATTCCGAATAGCGTGGCCGCGCGGACCAACATCATCAATGCCAATCAGCCGTCGCATACGCATGGCATTAGTGTGGTGTTGCCGGTCAAGCCGTCTATTCGCCCCGCGTTGGTGCTTGCGGCGCTTGAAGACGCCGCCGCCAGTGCCGACGATGTACTGGACGATCCCACGCCAATGGTGAGCGTGCGCCGCGCAACGAACGATTCGATCGAGTACGAGATCGTTTGCTATGTCGGCGAATTGAGTAAAAAGAATGCCGTGAGAAACGATCTGTTCGATCTGGCGCACCGTCACCTGGCTTCACGTGGCGTTCTATTGCGATCATTGTCCGTGCCTGAAACGCAGTTGAATACCGTGGACGAAAAGCGTCGCCTGTTGCGTAATGTCGCGATCTTCCAGACGCTCGGCGACGATGAGATCGCAGAACTCGAAGCGAAGCTCACGACGCACGAGTTCGACACCGGACAGACCATCTACGACGCCGCCGATGAAGGCGGTCACGAGCTTCATATCCTGGCGCGCGGCGTGGCGAAGGTGAGTGCGCCCAGGAGCGATGGCGAGATCGAATTGCGCAGACTTGCGCCCGGCGACTCGATCGGGCAATCGGGCATTCTCACCGGTATCAGAACGGATGTGATGGTTCGCGCGATGACCCGCGCAACGGTATTCCGGCTGGACAAAACGGCATTGACGCCGATTCTCGATCGACGCCCCGAAATCGCAAGAGAAATGTGCCGGCTGTTATCGGAGCATCACGCAACCGAGAAGCTGTTGCTGGCATCGGCTGAAAGCGTCGTTGACGAAGCCGGTGGGCTATTCGGCTGGTTTCGCGACGGCATGAGGCGGTTCCACCAACTCACGCAATGA
- a CDS encoding alpha/beta fold hydrolase — protein sequence MSTFTTSDGVQLYYKDWGTGQPIVLVHGWPLNADMWEYQMKFLADNGFRVIAHDRRGFGRSDQPWSGYDYDTFARDVHELIEALDLKDVILGGFSMGGGEVARYIGRYGTGRIAKAVLLSAVTPLMIRREDHPQGMDPAIFDGIRAGLLSDRPKFLDEFGPLFMGSDQEGTNVTQQMLDWTLSLGLQGGLKGSHDCVAAFSETDFRPDLARFDVPTLVVHGDGDAVVNFDITGKAAAALIKDATLLVYEHAPHALYVTHKDRLNQDLLAFARS from the coding sequence GTGAGTACTTTCACCACATCGGACGGCGTCCAGCTCTACTACAAGGATTGGGGAACCGGTCAGCCAATTGTTCTGGTTCACGGCTGGCCGCTGAATGCCGACATGTGGGAATACCAGATGAAGTTTCTCGCGGATAACGGCTTTCGCGTGATTGCGCATGACCGTCGCGGTTTCGGCCGGTCGGATCAGCCGTGGTCGGGTTACGACTACGACACGTTCGCGCGCGACGTCCACGAACTCATCGAAGCGCTGGATCTGAAGGACGTGATTCTCGGCGGCTTTTCGATGGGCGGCGGCGAAGTGGCCCGCTATATCGGGCGATACGGTACGGGGCGAATCGCCAAGGCGGTGTTGCTAAGCGCGGTGACGCCTTTGATGATCCGTCGCGAGGATCATCCTCAGGGCATGGACCCGGCGATTTTCGACGGCATTCGTGCGGGACTGTTGAGCGATCGTCCGAAGTTTCTCGACGAGTTCGGCCCGCTCTTCATGGGCTCCGATCAGGAGGGCACCAACGTCACGCAGCAGATGCTGGACTGGACGTTATCGCTAGGACTTCAAGGCGGACTGAAGGGCTCGCATGACTGCGTAGCGGCTTTTTCTGAAACCGATTTCCGGCCTGATCTCGCCAGATTCGATGTACCCACTCTGGTCGTGCACGGCGATGGCGACGCCGTGGTGAACTTCGACATAACGGGCAAGGCCGCTGCGGCTTTGATCAAGGACGCGACGCTGCTCGTGTACGAACACGCACCGCATGCGCTGTACGTCACCCATAAGGACCGGCTCAATCAGGATCTTCTGGCATTCGCGCGGTCCTGA
- a CDS encoding alginate export family protein: MRKKRGPLHAVRVLLISSGLAAALPASAADMAVGSADDTTTGSAATTASAAAASDKSCARPTVMFNRWQENWSALANPCVPKRPFDSLKYIPLFGNPDAYISLGMVLRERLEMNDAPLFGLGSGRDDTYVLQRLEVHADVHLNSHVQIFTQFEDARPFGKDNVTPVDRNPLDLRQAFVAITEPLGPGEFKFRVGRQEMAFDLQRFVSVRDGPNVRQAFDAIWADYETGPWRWIAYATQPVQYRDQSDFDDVSNRDLTFSGVRVERKSVGPGDLSAYYSRYNRSNAKFLDATGNEHRDVFDARYAGNVNHIDWDVEAMYQSGHVGSKTIGAWAVGSLAGYTLASVPWTPRFGLQVDAASGDTHPGDGRIGTFNPLFPNGYYFALAGYTGYTNVIHVKPSLIVKPSSKLTLLAGVGLQWRETTADAVYGQGSSVVPGTAGTGNRWTGFYTQLRADYAINANLAAALEAVHFQVGPSLRDVGAKNADYVGAELKFSW; the protein is encoded by the coding sequence ATGAGAAAAAAGCGCGGGCCGCTGCACGCGGTCCGCGTGCTGCTGATCAGCTCGGGGCTGGCGGCGGCGCTGCCCGCCTCGGCGGCAGATATGGCCGTGGGCAGCGCCGACGACACCACGACAGGCAGCGCGGCCACCACCGCGAGTGCAGCCGCTGCGTCGGACAAATCGTGCGCGCGTCCCACGGTGATGTTCAATCGCTGGCAGGAGAACTGGTCGGCACTGGCGAACCCGTGCGTGCCGAAGCGCCCATTCGACTCGCTGAAGTACATTCCGCTATTCGGTAATCCCGACGCGTATATCTCGCTCGGGATGGTGCTTCGCGAGCGGCTTGAAATGAACGACGCACCGCTGTTCGGCCTCGGCTCGGGACGCGACGACACGTACGTGCTGCAACGTCTCGAAGTTCACGCGGACGTGCATCTCAACTCGCATGTGCAGATCTTCACGCAATTCGAAGACGCGCGGCCGTTCGGCAAGGACAACGTCACGCCGGTCGACAGGAATCCACTCGATTTGCGCCAGGCGTTTGTCGCGATTACCGAGCCGCTCGGGCCGGGCGAATTCAAGTTCCGCGTGGGCCGCCAGGAGATGGCATTCGACTTGCAGCGTTTCGTATCGGTGCGCGACGGCCCGAATGTCCGTCAGGCTTTCGACGCGATCTGGGCCGACTATGAAACGGGTCCATGGCGTTGGATCGCTTATGCCACGCAGCCGGTTCAATACCGCGACCAGTCCGATTTCGACGACGTTTCGAATCGCGATCTGACGTTCAGCGGCGTACGCGTCGAGCGCAAGAGTGTGGGGCCGGGCGACCTGTCGGCGTATTACTCGCGATATAACCGCAGCAACGCGAAGTTTCTCGATGCGACCGGCAATGAGCACCGCGATGTTTTCGACGCGCGTTACGCGGGCAACGTGAACCACATCGACTGGGATGTGGAAGCGATGTATCAGTCAGGACATGTCGGTAGCAAAACGATCGGCGCGTGGGCGGTGGGATCGCTGGCCGGCTACACGCTGGCGAGCGTGCCGTGGACACCGCGTTTCGGTCTCCAGGTCGACGCGGCTTCCGGTGACACTCATCCCGGCGATGGCAGGATCGGCACATTCAATCCGCTGTTCCCGAACGGCTATTACTTTGCGTTGGCGGGTTATACCGGCTACACGAACGTGATTCACGTCAAGCCGTCGCTGATCGTCAAGCCGAGCAGCAAGCTGACCTTGCTGGCAGGCGTGGGTCTGCAATGGCGTGAGACGACGGCGGATGCAGTGTATGGGCAAGGGTCGTCGGTCGTGCCGGGCACGGCGGGAACGGGTAATCGCTGGACCGGGTTCTACACGCAACTTCGGGCCGATTACGCGATCAATGCGAATCTCGCCGCTGCGCTCGAAGCCGTGCATTTCCAGGTGGGACCTTCGCTGCGCGACGTGGGCGCAAAAAATGCCGACTACGTCGGCGCCGAATTGAAATTCAGCTGGTAG
- a CDS encoding glyoxalase, which produces MLKSLYRLRSVSVLSAALVIGLAPFSSAFADADSRDVANASSAMAAQQPNVAVGPQYDTTHVYVASADLDAFVSSFLATFGGKASPRAVFTVTPTPSKTASQYVQTPVGMLSVFGFETPVPYPFGNERTGYLVTNIDQALKAARASGADVLVDSFDDPIGKDAIIQWPGGLTMQLYWHTKAPNYAPLQSVPDNRVYVSRYEAKNFVRRWLHFSHGKVVSDNAHADAGVIGRPGETVREIRIDSGFGKMVVFVTDGKLPFPFGRETTGYAVADVAQTLDKAQAAGAKVLYPAYGSASGKTAMLEFPGGYIAEVHDGQ; this is translated from the coding sequence ATGCTCAAATCGCTTTATCGACTCCGTTCCGTTAGCGTTCTGTCGGCCGCTCTCGTCATTGGCCTCGCGCCGTTCTCCTCCGCATTTGCCGATGCGGATTCGCGCGACGTCGCGAATGCGTCGAGCGCAATGGCCGCGCAACAGCCGAATGTGGCGGTTGGTCCGCAATACGACACCACGCACGTGTATGTTGCTTCCGCTGATCTGGACGCGTTCGTCAGCAGCTTTCTCGCGACGTTTGGCGGCAAGGCGTCGCCGCGCGCAGTATTTACGGTCACGCCGACGCCGAGCAAAACCGCATCGCAATATGTGCAGACGCCGGTCGGCATGCTGTCGGTATTCGGCTTCGAAACGCCGGTGCCGTATCCGTTCGGTAATGAGCGCACCGGCTATCTCGTCACCAATATCGATCAGGCGTTGAAAGCGGCACGTGCGTCGGGCGCCGACGTGCTGGTCGATTCGTTCGACGATCCCATCGGCAAGGACGCGATCATTCAATGGCCGGGCGGTCTGACGATGCAACTCTACTGGCACACGAAGGCGCCGAACTATGCGCCGTTGCAAAGCGTGCCGGATAACCGCGTGTATGTGTCGCGCTATGAGGCGAAGAACTTCGTGCGTCGCTGGCTGCACTTCTCGCACGGCAAGGTTGTGTCGGACAACGCGCATGCAGACGCTGGTGTGATCGGTCGTCCGGGCGAGACTGTGCGCGAGATTCGTATCGATTCGGGCTTCGGCAAGATGGTGGTGTTCGTCACGGACGGCAAGCTGCCGTTCCCGTTCGGACGCGAAACGACCGGCTACGCAGTCGCGGACGTTGCACAGACGCTGGACAAGGCGCAAGCGGCGGGCGCGAAGGTGCTGTATCCGGCGTACGGCAGCGCGTCGGGCAAGACGGCAATGCTCGAATTCCCGGGTGGCTATATTGCTGAAGTTCACGATGGCCAGTAA